CGCGCTGATGTCGCACGACAAGCTGAGCGCGCTGCCGGTCCTGGACGGTGTGCCCACCTCGATCATGGTCGGCGACAAGGACTGGCTGACGCCCGTGGACCACAGCAAGGCGATGGCGGCGGCACTGCCCCGCGCCCAGTTCACCGAGGTCCCCGACAGCTCGCACCTGGTCCAGCTGGAGCGGCCGACCGTCGTCAACGACGCGCTACGCGACCTGATCAAGCGGGCGATCGCCGACAGCGCCGCGGACGGCACGGACCGATGAGCGGGGCCATGGGACGTGACCGCCGCCGGGGACCGCGACCGTCAAGGGGAGTGAGCGAGCAGTGAGGATCGTGGCGACCACCGGAGAGATGCGGGAGCTGGGCGTGGAGCTGGCAGGGCTGCTCCGTCCGGGCGACCTGGTGCTGCTGTCCGGGCCGCTCGGCGCGGGCAAGACGACCCTGGTCCAGGGGATCGCCGAAGGGCTCAAGGTGCGTGGGCCGATCACCTCGCCGACCTTCGTCGTCGCGCGGGTGCACCCCTCGCTGTCGGGCGGTCCCGCACTGGTGCACGCCGACGCCTACCGGCTGGGCGGTGCCCTGGAGGTCGACGACCTCGACCTGGACGCCTCGCTGGAGGAGTCGGTGACGGTCGTGGAGTGGGGCGAGGGCCTCGTCGAGGGGCTCGCCGACGACCGGCTGGAGATCTCCATCGGACGGAGCGACTCCGGCGAGGAACGGACCGTACGGTTCCGTGGGATCGGTGCCCGTTGGGAGGACATCATCTGATCCGTCCCCGTCGGCGGGGGAATCCTGGCACGCTGGCACTACGCCCCACTTGATATAGATCAACAGGGCCGAAGATCGACTCTGGCGCTTTTGCCCATGTTTAATGGGGAAGTGGCGGGAAGTTGTGCCGGGCGAGGGTCGTCGGCCGGACTGCGAAGTGGAGTGCGACGGTGCCAAGGGTCAAACGTGTCGCGGTTCTGGGAGCCATCACCCTTTTCGGGATGGCGGGGATGATCGGATGCACGGCTGAGGCGAACTCGGGCAGTCCCACGGGGACGGCCTCGCCCACCGCGTCGGGGAGCAGCAGGGAGGACATCGAGGTCCAGCTGCAGCCGGCCCGCGTCAAGGCCGGACAGAAGGTGTGGGTGCTGGCGAACTGCCCGATCCCCGAGGGAGGTCCCGAGCATCGCGGCACCGCCTCGTCCCAGATCTTCCGCACGCCGGTCGCCCTCGATCCGATCCTCACGACGCCCAGTCCGGTCCCCTCGGCGAGTGCCACCCCCGTGGCGAAGCCGTGGGTCCGTGGCCAGGCCACCGTCGCCACCGGCAGCGTGGCCGGCGTCTACGTCGTCAACGCCAGGTGCGAGGGGACCAACGACACCGGCAAGGCCAGCCTCCGGGTCGTGGCGGACGCCAAGCCGACCCCGAAGGACACGCCCACGTCCAAGCCCACCCGGACCGTCATCAGCACCCACGCGCCCGGCACGGGCGGCGGGGGGACCGCGGCCGGCGCCCCCCAGGACTCGGGCATGCCCTTCGGCGCGACCGGAGCCCTGCTGGCGGTGGTCCTCGCCGGCGGCGTCGGCTACGCGGTCGTACGCCGCCGCCGCTCGTAGTCCCCCATGGCAGCATCCCCCCGCTGGTCCCGGATCATCGTGGCCGGAGTCATCACGGGCATCGTCATGGTCGCGTTCAACAAGGGCGGCGGCGTGGACACGCCGCCCATCCGGAGTTCGATCGTGCCCAGCCGCATCGACATCCCGTCGCTGGGCATCAAGGCGCCCCTGATGAAGCTCGGCGTGACGGACGGCCAGGTCGAGCTTCCGCCGTACGAGAAGCCGGACACGGCGGGCTGGGTGAAGGACAGCGCCGTCCCCGGTGACCAGGGGCCCGCGGTGATCCTCGGGCATGTGGACACCAAGACCGCCCCGGCGGTCTTCTACAAGCTGAAGGAGATGCGCGAGGGGCAGGTCGTCAAGGTCGTGCGCAGTGACGGCAAGGTCGCCCAGTATCGCGTGGACTCCGTCGAACGGGTGAGCAAGGACAGGTTCCCGGCCGACAAGGTCTACCTGGAGGACGGCCTCCGGCTGATCACCTGCGGCGGGAACTTCGACTGGGACAAGCACGAGTACCGCGACAACGTGATCGTCTACGCGACCCTGGTCAAGCCGGCCGGCTCCACGACCTGACCGCGAAAGAGCGGAAAACCGCCGCGGAATCACCCGTCCCGCGGTGGTCGCCGACGGAGGCGGAGAGGGGCGCCCACCCCTTGCCCACCATGGGACCGGGCGGAACCCTGCGCCGGGCCGGTGGAGTGGGCGCGGGCGTCACCCGACCGACTAGGCTAGCTGTCCGTGCTGGTCCTGGCCTTTGATACCGCGACCCCCGCCGTCACCGCAGCGCTGCACGACGGTGAGAGGGTCCTCTCCGAATCGACGACCGTTGACGCGCGTCGTCACGGTGAGCTGCTCGTGCCCACGATCGAGACGGTCCTGCGGGAGGCGGGAGCCTCGCTCGGCGACGTCACCACCGTCGTCGCGGGTTCCGGCCCGGGACCCTACACCGGTCTGAGGGTCGGTCTGATGACCGCCCAGGCCCTCGCGACGTCGCTGGGCGTCCCGGCCTACGCCGTGTGCACGCTCGACGCCGTCGCCTACGGCAGCGGACTGTCCGAGCCGTTCCTGGTGGCCACCGACGCGCGCCGAAAAGAGGTGTTCTGGGGCCACTACGAGGAGATGAGGGTCCGGCTGTCCGGCCCCTCGGTGGACAGGCCGCAGGACCTGCCCGGGGAGCTTCCGCTCGTCGGGGCCGGCGCGCGGCTGTACGCCGAGGTCGTCGGAGCCTCCCGCCTGGTGGACGCGCCGGAGTATCCCTTCGCGGGAGCCCTGGCGGCGCTGGCCGCCGAGCAGCTCGGCGAGCCGGACGTCCGGGAGGTCGTGGAGAGCGGCACGCACCCCGTGCTGAGCCTGCCCCGCCCGATCTACCTGCGCCGTCCCGACGCCCAGGTGCCCTCGGCGCCGAAGAAGGTCTCCACATGACCGCGGTGCTGCGCCAGATGACCGCCGACGACCTGCCCACCGTGATGAGGGTCGAGCGGGAGACCTTTCCCCGTGACGCGTGGAGCGAGGGCATGCTCCGCGGCGAGCTCGCCGATCAGCCCAGGACCCGGCACTACGTGGTGGCCCTGGTGGACGGAGAGATCGTCGGCTACGCCGGGCTTTTCGCCGCGGGGGACCAGGCGGACGTGCAGACCATCGCCGTCCTGGCCGCCCGGCGGCGGAACGGGATCGGCGCGGCCCTGCTGACCGAGCTGCTGGCCGAGGCCGTACGGCGGGGCGCACAGTCGATCTTCCTTGAGGTGCGCGCCGACAACCCGGACGCGCAGGCGATGTACGACCGGTTCGGATTCGAGCGGATCGGCCTGCGCCGCCGCTACTACGAGGACGGCACCGACGCGATCACGATGAAGAAGGATCTCAATGCGTGACGAACCCCTGGTCCTGGGCATCGAGACCTCCTGTGACGAGACCGGAGTGGGCATCGTCCGAGGGCACACCCTGCTGGCCAACACGATCGCGTCCAGCGTCGAGGAGCACGCCCGGTTCGGTGGCGTGGTGCCCGAGGTCGCCTCCCGGGCGCATCTGGAGGCGATGACGCCGACCATCGAACGGGCGCTGGAGCAGGCCGGTCTGCGCTTCACCGACATCGACGCGATCGCGGTGACCGCGGGTCCGGGCCTCGCCGGCGCGCTGCTCGTCGGCGTGGCCGCCGCCAAGGCATACTCGCTCGGTCTGGGCGTGCCGCTGTACGGCGTGAACCACCTGGCCGCCCACGTGGCCGTGGACCAGCTCGAACACGGCGCTCTGCCCAAGCCGTGCATCGCCATGCTGGTCTCGGGCGGGCATTCCTCCCTGTTGCTGGTGCCCGATGTCGCCAGGGAGGTCATCCCCCTGGGATCCACGGTCGACGACGCCGCCGGTGAGGCCTTCGACAAGGTGGCCCGTGTGCTCGGCCTGCCCTTCCCCGGTGGCCCCTACATCGACCGGGCGGCCCAGGACGGTTCCGGCACGGCCATCGCGTTCCCGCGTGGCAAATACGACGACGGGACGCTCGACTTCTCCTTCTCGGGGCTGAAGACCGCCGTGGCCCGCTGGGTGGAGGCCCGGCAGAGGGCCGGTGAGCGGATCCACGTGCCCGACGTGGCGGCGTCCTTCCAGGAGGCCGTGGTCGACGTGCTGACCCGCAAGGCCCTGCGGGCGTGTCGCGAGCACGGCGTCCAGGACCTGCTCATCGGCGGTGGCGTGGCCGCCAACTCCCGGCTGCGCGCCCTCGCTCAGGAGCGTTGCGACGCGGCCGGTGTACGGCTCCGCGTTCCTCGCCCGGGACTGTGCACCGACAACGGGGCCATGGTGGCCACGCTCGGCTCCGACCTGGTGGCGGCCGGTGTCACCCCGTC
Above is a genomic segment from Streptosporangium album containing:
- the tsaE gene encoding tRNA (adenosine(37)-N6)-threonylcarbamoyltransferase complex ATPase subunit type 1 TsaE, which produces MRELGVELAGLLRPGDLVLLSGPLGAGKTTLVQGIAEGLKVRGPITSPTFVVARVHPSLSGGPALVHADAYRLGGALEVDDLDLDASLEESVTVVEWGEGLVEGLADDRLEISIGRSDSGEERTVRFRGIGARWEDII
- the tsaD gene encoding tRNA (adenosine(37)-N6)-threonylcarbamoyltransferase complex transferase subunit TsaD gives rise to the protein MRDEPLVLGIETSCDETGVGIVRGHTLLANTIASSVEEHARFGGVVPEVASRAHLEAMTPTIERALEQAGLRFTDIDAIAVTAGPGLAGALLVGVAAAKAYSLGLGVPLYGVNHLAAHVAVDQLEHGALPKPCIAMLVSGGHSSLLLVPDVAREVIPLGSTVDDAAGEAFDKVARVLGLPFPGGPYIDRAAQDGSGTAIAFPRGKYDDGTLDFSFSGLKTAVARWVEARQRAGERIHVPDVAASFQEAVVDVLTRKALRACREHGVQDLLIGGGVAANSRLRALAQERCDAAGVRLRVPRPGLCTDNGAMVATLGSDLVAAGVTPSLLDIPADSSLPITTVHV
- the rimI gene encoding ribosomal protein S18-alanine N-acetyltransferase — its product is MTAVLRQMTADDLPTVMRVERETFPRDAWSEGMLRGELADQPRTRHYVVALVDGEIVGYAGLFAAGDQADVQTIAVLAARRRNGIGAALLTELLAEAVRRGAQSIFLEVRADNPDAQAMYDRFGFERIGLRRRYYEDGTDAITMKKDLNA
- a CDS encoding class F sortase, whose amino-acid sequence is MAASPRWSRIIVAGVITGIVMVAFNKGGGVDTPPIRSSIVPSRIDIPSLGIKAPLMKLGVTDGQVELPPYEKPDTAGWVKDSAVPGDQGPAVILGHVDTKTAPAVFYKLKEMREGQVVKVVRSDGKVAQYRVDSVERVSKDRFPADKVYLEDGLRLITCGGNFDWDKHEYRDNVIVYATLVKPAGSTT
- the tsaB gene encoding tRNA (adenosine(37)-N6)-threonylcarbamoyltransferase complex dimerization subunit type 1 TsaB; this translates as MLVLAFDTATPAVTAALHDGERVLSESTTVDARRHGELLVPTIETVLREAGASLGDVTTVVAGSGPGPYTGLRVGLMTAQALATSLGVPAYAVCTLDAVAYGSGLSEPFLVATDARRKEVFWGHYEEMRVRLSGPSVDRPQDLPGELPLVGAGARLYAEVVGASRLVDAPEYPFAGALAALAAEQLGEPDVREVVESGTHPVLSLPRPIYLRRPDAQVPSAPKKVST